The Solirubrobacterales bacterium genome includes a region encoding these proteins:
- a CDS encoding DUF1385 domain-containing protein produces MGVGDDGGAMAPLGNVTQAERPASAPAEGGAPALDGRPRLAEVRMPDGLPVASRDAPVGGQAVLEGVMMRGVSTWAVAVRKPDEQIEVISEPLVSWAKRHRVLRWPVIRGVVALAESLRIGFRALGISANAQLEPEDGEEPEPIGGWVWGLTIALSLALAIGLFFVIPVGATSLIKDELGSSLLFWLVEGILRTAIFIGYLLVITRLHDLRRVFEYHGAEHKTISCYEAGDRLTPARAELYSRLHPRCGTSFLLVVMVVAIFVFAPIGLPAWYWLLASRILGIPLIAGISYELIKWAGRHRRKRWVRALMWPGLMLQNLTTRVPDRDQLAVAIAALEAVLAVESPESDPEAGELEIVA; encoded by the coding sequence GGAGCAATGGCGCCGCTCGGGAACGTGACCCAGGCCGAGCGGCCGGCTAGCGCTCCAGCTGAGGGCGGCGCCCCGGCATTGGACGGGCGGCCGCGCCTGGCCGAGGTGCGGATGCCGGATGGCCTGCCGGTCGCCAGCCGCGACGCCCCTGTCGGCGGCCAGGCGGTGCTCGAGGGGGTGATGATGCGCGGCGTCTCCACCTGGGCCGTGGCTGTTCGCAAGCCGGACGAGCAGATCGAGGTGATCTCGGAGCCGCTGGTGTCCTGGGCGAAGCGCCACCGGGTGCTCCGCTGGCCGGTGATCCGAGGCGTGGTCGCCCTGGCTGAGTCGCTGCGGATCGGCTTCCGGGCGCTGGGGATCTCGGCCAACGCGCAGCTCGAGCCCGAGGATGGCGAGGAGCCAGAGCCCATTGGCGGTTGGGTATGGGGGCTCACGATCGCGCTGTCGCTGGCACTCGCGATCGGCCTCTTCTTCGTCATCCCCGTCGGAGCGACCAGCCTGATCAAGGACGAGCTCGGCTCCTCGTTGCTGTTCTGGCTCGTCGAAGGGATTCTGCGGACCGCCATCTTCATCGGCTACCTCCTGGTCATCACCCGGCTGCACGACCTGCGGCGCGTGTTCGAGTACCACGGCGCCGAGCACAAGACCATCTCCTGCTACGAGGCGGGCGACCGGTTGACCCCGGCACGGGCCGAGCTCTACTCGCGCCTTCACCCGCGCTGCGGCACGAGCTTCCTGCTCGTCGTGATGGTGGTCGCGATCTTCGTCTTCGCGCCCATCGGACTGCCGGCCTGGTACTGGCTGCTGGCCTCCAGGATCCTGGGCATCCCGCTCATCGCCGGGATCTCCTACGAGCTGATCAAGTGGGCCGGGCGCCACCGCCGCAAGCGCTGGGTGCGGGCGCTGATGTGGCCAGGCCTGATGCTCCAGAACCTGACCACCCGGGTGCCCGACCGCGACCAGCTGGCGGTGGCGATCGCCGCGCTGGAAGCGGTCCTGGCGGTGGAGAGCCCCGAGAGCGACCCCGAGGCCGGCGAGCTCGAGATCGTCGCCTAG